The window CCTTGAAGGAGGGctggaaaaaggagaagaaagcagGACTCAGTGAGGGTTCCAGTGGGACCAGCCCTCTGCATGTGCTCCCAGCCCCAGGGCCTGCAGAGGAGGAAACGCAGGTCTCCTGGGAATGGGCTGTTCTAAGGCAACCCTCAGCCCCTGCCTCAGGCATTTCTTctgcagcagccccagccccatcccGAGGTTAGTGACCCTCACATGCAGCCCCTGGCACAGCAGCCTCCCAGGAGGACCCAGGAGTTTACTTGGTGGATCCTGCACCTTGGGAAGCCCTGTGGCCCCCTTTAAAGATCTCCACCTGATCTATATCCACCTGTGGTCCTCACCTGATCTTATGCAGTCACCTTTGCTAGCCGGTCTCTTCCTTCTTCTGGCTCCTTGCTGGCAGAATCTGAGTATTTCCTCATTTGTGTCCCCAGATGCTAAAAAGTGCCAGCACAGAGCAAGTACTAAATAAATgctcattgaatgaatgaatattataAAGTAAAAGAGGACCAGATGCTTCTCTAAGGAGACCCAAGGCCCTAAAGTCCCGAGACCCTTTCTCCATGCCTAGGGAGAGGTCCTGTCACTGTGCTTCCCTGTACCCAGTGTCCCCAGAAAGAGGTGGGGGTGAGCAGGAAGTGACTGGGCTGGGAATGAGGAAGCTCCACATTGGGGAAGGTGGTGTTCAGCACTGGGAACTGGACAGCAACCAGAAGAGCCAGCACTGGAAAGGTAGGGGTGGGGAAGAGAAATGAGACAGAGACGTGGTAGAGTAAGAGGGGTTGAGAGAGGCAGGGCATTTAGCTGGCAGCCAACCCGTCCTGCACCAGCTACCCTTCTGTCTTACTCACCTCTGCCTGGGGTTTCTGTCCACACACTTCTCTAGTCAAGAGGCCCCGGAAAGTGGCTTCTTGAGGAAGATTCTCTTGTCTTAGGCCTTTGCACAGATGATTAAAGACTCGGGGTGCTCTTCCCCCAGGTCTTCCCATCATTCAGGTCTCACTGGATGTCACTTCTCCAGAGACCTTACCCAGTCTCTGTCCTCTCACTCTGCTTGACCTCCTCATTAACACTAATCATCTGGATTTGCATTGTGTCTGATTATTTACATGCTTTATACCTCCAGAGGGTAGACTTCTTGAATGCAGGAACTTTTTCTTGTTCGTTTCTGTATCCCCAGGAGCTGGGGCATCACTGGAACACAACCAAGTTTTGTTGGACGGacagatgcatggatggatggatggatcaatggatcaatggatggatggatggatatgcTACAAGGATGGATATGCtacaatggatggatggatggatatgcTACAAGGATGGATATGCTACAAGGGATAGTTTTCCAAGAGAAATTGGAGTTACACTTTCAGAAGGAAATGGGAATGAGTACCTGGCAGACCACACAACAGGTATCGAAGACATATTACTGTCACCATCTCCATAAAGTGGCCTCAATCCTTCCTGTTTGTGGAAAGAAGGTGAGTTGCCAGCCCTATTGCCTTCACCTCCCTGATTTCTAGTTTCCCTTTTGAAGTTAGGATTGATGGTAGATTCCCCCAGAATGGCAGTGATTTGGGTGGCTCAGAGGTTCAGACTGTACTCCTAGGCCCATTCTCAGGCAGGAGGGAAGAGTGGATATTGGCTGCTCATCTGTCATGCCAACCTCCTAATAGTGGCCAGGGGgcggccaggtgctgtggctcatgcccataatcccagaaatttgggaggccaaggtgggcagatcactggaggccaggagtttaagaccaacctgaccaacatagtgaaacctcttctctactaaaaatacaaaaattagccaggtgtactggctcatgactataaacccaactacttgggtggctgaggcatgagactcacttgaaccagggaggcagaggttgcagtgagctgagatcgcaccactgtactccagcctggatgacagagcaagaccctgtctcaaaaaaaaaaaagggggggccaGTGAGCTAGGGTCTGGTCGTTCATCCTTGACTCTTACTGCACCATCAGAGTCTGAGGTTGCCCTCTAGCACATCCTCTGCCGACTCAGGAGTAAGAAGAGCGTAGCTCTGGCAGGAGAAAGGTGGAGTGATGTTCTGGACTGGACAGTAAACTATGTGGATTCCCTGCCCTTCACAACATGACATGGCAGTCAGTCCCATCAAGAGATGAAGTTTCCTTCCCATCAATCTAGGATGGCCTGCCATTCACTTTGGCCAACTGAATGCAATAGAAGTGCCAGATTCAAGCCCGGACCTCTAGATGACTTGCATGCTTCTCTCCTGGCGTGGGCTAGCCTGCTGGAGAATGAGAAACCACATATGGAAGTGCAGTTTTCCCAGTGTGTCCATTGCCAGCCAACCTCCAAACATAGATAAGTCAAGGTCAGCAGAGCTTCAAACACACAGCTGACTGCAAAATCATGAGTAAGCTCAGCTGGGACCAGAAGAAACCCCCAGttgggctggacgcggtggctcacgcctgtaattccaacactttgggaggctgaggcaggcagatcacctgaggtcgggagtttgagaccaggctgaccaacatggagaaaccccgtctctgctaaaaatacaaaattagccaggcatggtggcacatgcctataatcccagctattccagaggctgaggcaggagaatcacttgaacctgggaggcggaggttgcggtgagctgagattgcgccattgcacttcagcctgggtaacactgggtaacaagagcgagactctgtctcaaaaaaaaaaaaaagaaaagaaacccccCGTTGGCCTGCAGACCCATGCACACTAGTGGTTCTAAGCCAGTTTTAGGATGGTTTGCACCCAGCAATAGCTAACAGATGCAGGAGCCAGGGAGAACACCTACTCAATCTCAGCCTGAAAGCTGGGTGGAATGCAACCTGCCTGGAACAGGCAGATTTTGGCCAAAGTGGAGGTGAGGAGAAGGGTCCTAGGAGAGGCTGAAGGCACCGGGTTTGCTGATAGCAGCCCCTGCtcaagaatccaaaagcaaggAAGCCCCGACGGAGCAAGGCTGAGAATAGAAACCATGGGAGAAGTTATCTTCACTTTGAATCCGGAGTCCTCGTTTTCATTTGATGAGAATGTACTTAGGAAAGGGTTCACTCCTTCAGGGGCTTCTCTGGGTTGTTTACAGTGTTTTTCAGGTGTGTTTATGACACTGCTGAGCTCAATTTGGGACGGGACACAGGAGTGAGTGAATTCTACCAACATCTTCTCATCTGCAATAGGatttttcaggctgggcacagtagctcacacctataatcccaacactttgggaggccgaggtgggtggatcacctgaggtcaggagtttgagaccagcctggccaacatggcaaaaccccatctctactaaaaatacaaaaattagccaggtgtggtggcacgcacctgtaatcccagctacttgggaggctgaggcgggagaattgcttgaacctgggaggcagaggttgcagtgagctgagatcgcgccactgcactccggcctgggcaataagactgaaactccgtctcaaaaaaaaatgatttttcagaGGCTCAGCCTGAACCTGACCCCTCTGGTCCCAGATTAACCGCAGACACAGGTCAGTCTGAGGGGGAGGCCTCGTGAGCATGGGGTCAAGGGGAGCCCTGTGGCTTCGTCTCTCAGGGGACCACACCACTCCTTCACAGTTTCAGCTGTTGGGCCCCATGGGCACGGGGCTTTCCCTTAACACCCCTTCTCCTTTTTCCTGATAGGAGGGGACCTCACTGTGCCTCTACACCTCCAGTCCACCTCTACCTCCTCCTCGCTGGCTTCACCCCACAGCAGGAGGGAGCTATCCACTCTGTGAAATCAGAGAGAGTGAGCATTCCTTTGACTCACTTCCCTGGCAGGTAGGTCCTGGCAGGTAGGTCCTGGTTCTGACATTCAGACCAAAGACAGAGCTCTTCCCAACTTGGACCCCTGTCTCCAAACAGTAAGCCCACCAGTGCAGGGTCCCACTCCCACTCCTGACCCCCACACCTCACGGCAGTCTGTCCCCTCCAGCTTCCTGACCTGACCTGGGAGAGGAAGCGAAGCCAGTTTGATGTGCAGGTCCGCTGTCTACAGTCCAGTCCTGACCCCAGCACCAGCCCTTACAAGCCCTGGCTTCTGAGCTGAGGGGTGAGTAGCTTCTGACCCCGACCACCCAGAGCAGTGGCAGGCAGCTAGCCTGAGGAGGTCGTGCAGGACACGCAGGGACAGGAGCCAGGAGCCAGTTGAGGTCTCCATCCCAAGTTCTTTGGAAAAGGATAACAGCCCTCAGGCTAGCAGAGGGGCAGAGCTAGGAGACTGCTGGAGTCCTGTCCCTCCCCAGGCCGCCTCCCACCCAGTCCCTcatgcacccccacccccaccaagaaGCTACAAGAAACAAGGCCCAAAAGAGGAGGCTTTTAATACAAAGAGGGTGGGGCATAGCCTGGGAAGGACTTAAATAAGGAGGATAAGAGTGTCAGGAACCAGCAGCTGGGGGTACAGGGACCCTGCGGAGTGGGATGATGCAGACAGAATTCCGAGCCTCTTTGATTCTCCACCATCGGCCAAGCCTGCAGGGAGTGCAAGACGCAGCTGAGACTCGGCCCAGTCTCCACCCCATTTCCACCGAGCTGTCCAGCCTGCACCACCTTACCTGAACCCTCGAGGGCCACACATACCTGTGCTCCTGCCCTACCCCAGCCACCAGGAAGTCCCCAGAGCTGGAGAACTTGAGGCTGTTGATAAAACCCACCTGAGCAGAAAGACAACACGGAAAGACATTAGAACGCCCCCCGCCACCACCGTCCTCAGCATCACAGTCAAGGGCTGGGCCTTATCAGGCCTGGGTTAAATCcctgctctgcctcctgccacctgGTGACACAGGCCAGCCCTTCACTTGTCAGGGCCTCAGCCTCCACATCTGCGAGATGGGGGTAAGCAGAGCACGGGGCTAGCAGTGAGTTTGTGAGGATGAAGGAGGCAGTGTACACCCAGTATGGCCTGAGGCTGGCTCCTGGTGGTGGGGCCCTGGAGACCCCATGACTGTCCCCACTGACCTAGACCCTGCATTCTCAGCACACATCACTGACAGATCCTGCCACCCTCCCCCAGGTCACCCTAGTGTGGACAGTGAGGTCCACACCCTCTAGCCTGGCACCCAATCTGGCACCAGCAGTACAGAATTCATCACAGGGCCAGGCCTCCATGCCTCTCCCCATGCTGCTCCCTGACTTGTACCCCAGCACCCTGGACAGGGCCTAGGATAGGAAGGGGAGCAGAGGAGGGAAAGTGGGGAGGGTtcctgccaggccctgtgctaggagCTGGCCCTGCCCTGAGAAGGTTCCCTTCTGGCAGGAAGAAAGACCTTAAAGAGCTAACTCCAGGGGCCTAGGCAGTGTGGCAGAGACAGGCTGAGCATTCAAGCACACTCACTCACCAGGGGGATGTCACAGAGAAGGTCAAGCTGCCGGAAGCCTTCCCCACACTGCCAAAGCCGCACACAGGAGCTGTGGGAGCCTGGGGAGACTGGAACAGTGAGCAACCCCTGCACCGGCCCACCCGGCgacccctcctccctgcctctcagGGCACCCACCTGTGGCCACAAGGTCTGTGTTGAGGAGGGCTGCCACCGACGATATCCAGAAGGGCTGCTCCAGGCCTGGCTCTCCCCGCAGCCCGTGAGCTTCACGCTGCAGGGCAAGTGGTCGCTTCTTGGAGAGACCCCACAAGGCCACAGAGCTATAAACAGGGAGGGAATACAGCAGTGAGggggccagaggcagaaaaggccCCCTGTGTAACACAAAGGAttaatgcttgaggggatggataccccatttcccatgatgtgattattacatattgcatgcctgtatcaaaacatctcaagTACCCCACAAATACGTACACCTACTAAGCACccacaacaaattttttttaattctaaaaaaaaagaaaaaaggccacaTGACAGGAAGGGATCAAGGGCACACAGCCCGGACAAGGCCATCTGAGCTCTCTGCCTCATCATCCTCATCCATGAAAAGAGGTTACAACAGCTCCCCCACTGGGGGTGCCCTGAGGCAAGCTCAGGGCCCCGTGGACAGCCAGCACTCAGGAGCAGAAGCCGTGGCCAGAGACATCCAAAGGACCTCTTACCCATCGTCCGCGCCGGACACCATGTGCTCCTCATTGATTAGGTGGATGCAGTCGATGGAGCCCCTGGAGAAAGGGGCTGTGAGGAGCGTGGCCCAAGCCCACCCCCAGCCCATGTAGCCCCCACTGGCATGGCAGGCCACCTTACTGGTGGCCATAGAAGACAAGCTGGGACTCCTCGGGGATCTTCCACACACGTACAGTCCCATCCCGGCCCCCAGCCGTCACACAGCACTCCCGGCTCAAGGCATCCAGTGCAGCCACAGCGTCCTGGTGTCCGAAGCTAGAGGGCCGGGCAGAGCAGGATAGTGGGGATAGGGGTACTGCATGAACTCACGGGCACACACTCCCACACCCTCTCTCACACCATCCACACACCCTCTCCCATCCACACTCACAGCGTCTCCACGTAGGAGTTCTCTGCCACATTCCACACCTTCACGGAGCGATCGTGGGATGTGCTGTAGAGCTGGTGGGTGCCTCTGCGGAATGCCAGACCCTAAGGGTGCATGGGGAGAGGGCAAAGGGGACCTGGACTACAGCAGGCGAGAGACAGGTCAGGCCCAGGGAGGACTTCCCAAAAAGCAAGCCATGTGGCACGTGCTGTGAGGCAATTTTGTACTGCCCACATGCCCATCTGCCCCTGAGCAGATGCAGacgtcttttttatttatttattttttttagcgacagggtctcattctgttgctcaggctggagtgcagtggtgcgatcatagctcactgcagcctccatctcctgggctcagatgatcctccatctcggcctcccaaagtgctaggattataggcaagagccgcTACATCCCGCCCAGAGGCGGCTTCTCAAGGCCCTCGTTGATTCCTGAGCAAGCTCGGCCCGGtctcccccagctcctccccatcCCTTTAGCCCATTTATGTATTTTACAGCACCACTCGCTACCCACTCGCTACCCCAGGATGCAGGTTCCCTGAGGACAGAGACTCCAGAGGCCAGCACTGAGCCTAGAACACTAGCATGTGCCCACTAAAGATCCACTGACATAGACCCAGCTCCTCACCGACACTGCATCCCGGTGTCCTGTGAAGGTGTACAAGTGCTGGCAGCTCTGGGCCTCCCAAATGAGAATGAGCTTGCTGCGGTCACCAGAGGCCTGCAGGGATGAAGACAatgatcacaggcacccaccatgcaCCAGACCTCCCGCCTGCCCCCAGGGCCAACCTGGCCTTACAAGGTACTTGCCGTCGGAGGAGATGGCCATGCAGAGGACGTGGCTGCTGTGGCCAGGGGGCTTTCCCTCGGCACCCTTCTTGGCTCGAGGAATCACATGCAGCTTCCGTCCACTCTCCACGCTCCCtgcagttgggggtgggggagaagctACTGGGATGGGGGGATAGGGCTGGCTGGCAACCCCCCTCAAGGGGCAGCATGGAAAAAAGAGCCATGGCAAATGTCCCGGACTCGGCCAGAAGACCTGGCTCAGCCACCGTGAGCCTCCGGACaagctgcctcagtttcctcatctatgaagaGGGACATTAGTGCCAAACAGCAGCCACAAAGCCCAAAAAAGAGAAGGGATGTAAAAGGGCTTTGGGATTGATGGTGTGAGTTCTTCTGTTACTACAGCGGGTGTAGAAGGAACCGCTGGTCAGCCAGCAACGGATGGGAACCCAGGAGGACCGGGCACTCAATCCCAGGACTGCACAGCCTCAAATGTCTTCTAGTCCAACCACCTACCTGCAGCATTAATTCCCATTAAATCATCATCCTGACTTTGCCCAAAGGTCTCTAGGGACAGGGAGCTCATAAGCCCCACTGCCGGGCAGCAgctttcactgtcacccagagaGCACTCCTAGGGCAGCAAACCTGCCTCCAGAGACTTCCCCACTTCAGGGCTCAGCCTGCCATGACCACTCCCACTCCCCTGACCAGCCCTCCCGGATCCGCCATGGGGGCTCCAGCCCCACCCAGGCACTCACTCACACTTAATGATGCTGCAGTCTTTGGCAGCAGAGAAGATGGCTGAGTCATCGGGGGTGACGACCAAACATGTGATAGAGAGCTGGTGCCCCCGTAAAACGCGAATGTCAGCTGAGGCTGGGGCCTGGATCTGGGCAGACAGGGGCCAGGTCACTGTGGCTAGTGGCATAAAGGCACTACCTTCACCAACCCCACTGCGTAGTGTTGGCCTTTCCCACCCAGGCCAGAAGGAAAACAAGACCCAAGGCTACAACAACCAGATCCTTACCTGACCAGATAGGCCCAAGTGTCCACCATGTTCCAAGTGGGGCCCCCAATTCCCTCCAACCTTATACCAAAATACCATGCCCACTCACCTCTTTTGCCACCAACTTCTGCAGCCTGCCCCTCTGCTCAAGCTGCATGGAGAAGAGATGGATGAGACCCTGGGAGCAGATCAGCTCCACCCCCGTCCTCCCCCAACTCTCCCTCCACACTTACCACATCCTCCTTCAGGCGCCCCGCCACCTGGTCCTCCTCA is drawn from Homo sapiens chromosome 3, GRCh38.p14 Primary Assembly and contains these coding sequences:
- the RRP9 gene encoding U3 small nucleolar RNA-interacting protein 2, which codes for MSATAAARKRGKPASGAGAGAGAGKRRRKADSAGDRGKSKGGGKMNEEISSDSESESLAPRKPEEEEEEELEETAQEKKLRLAKLYLEQLRQQEEEKAEARAFEEDQVAGRLKEDVLEQRGRLQKLVAKEIQAPASADIRVLRGHQLSITCLVVTPDDSAIFSAAKDCSIIKWSVESGRKLHVIPRAKKGAEGKPPGHSSHVLCMAISSDGKYLASGDRSKLILIWEAQSCQHLYTFTGHRDAVSGLAFRRGTHQLYSTSHDRSVKVWNVAENSYVETLFGHQDAVAALDALSRECCVTAGGRDGTVRVWKIPEESQLVFYGHQGSIDCIHLINEEHMVSGADDGSVALWGLSKKRPLALQREAHGLRGEPGLEQPFWISSVAALLNTDLVATGSHSSCVRLWQCGEGFRQLDLLCDIPLVGFINSLKFSSSGDFLVAGVGQEHRLGRWWRIKEARNSVCIIPLRRVPVPPAAGS
- the RRP9 gene encoding U3 small nucleolar RNA-interacting protein 2 isoform X1, whose protein sequence is MNEEISSDSESESLAPRKPEEEEEEELEETAQEKKLRLAKLYLEQLRQQEEEKAEARAFEEDQVAGRLKEDVLEQRGRLQKLVAKEIQAPASADIRVLRGHQLSITCLVVTPDDSAIFSAAKDCSIIKWSVESGRKLHVIPRAKKGAEGKPPGHSSHVLCMAISSDGKYLASGDRSKLILIWEAQSCQHLYTFTGHRDAVSGLAFRRGTHQLYSTSHDRSVKVWNVAENSYVETLFGHQDAVAALDALSRECCVTAGGRDGTVRVWKIPEESQLVFYGHQGSIDCIHLINEEHMVSGADDGSVALWGLSKKRPLALQREAHGLRGEPGLEQPFWISSVAALLNTDLVATGSHSSCVRLWQCGEGFRQLDLLCDIPLVGFINSLKFSSSGDFLVAGVGQEHRLGRWWRIKEARNSVCIIPLRRVPVPPAAGS